The Fervidibacillus albus genome contains a region encoding:
- a CDS encoding endonuclease Q family protein yields the protein MKRFFADLHVHIGRTKTLRPVKITGSKNLTLTNILQTAKDQKGIDIVGVIDCHSPEVIEEIEDLIAQGKLTNAYGNLLFEGKTTLICGSELELYDANCNGPIHVLSYFPHLQSMKAFSRWLLPRLKNIHLSSQRVYATGRELQREVNRLGGLFVPAHVFTPFKSLFGKGVDKQLAQVFDPELIDAIELGLSSDTNMADHLRQLHRYPFLSNSDAHSLSKIGREYQSFLLQKGSFSEIALALKGKDGRKILANYGLDPRLGKYYRTVCNTCLSPIEKNGECFRCGSKKVIKGVSERIRELSDATKFPNRPPYIYQVPLEFIPGIGPKRLSKLLERFRTEMDVIHHASFDQLKEVVPLEIASAITKARNGDLSLEAGGGGRYGRLVDQGTGDR from the coding sequence ATGAAACGCTTTTTTGCGGATTTGCACGTTCATATCGGTCGGACGAAAACGCTTCGTCCGGTGAAAATTACCGGATCGAAAAACTTAACGTTAACAAATATTTTACAGACTGCGAAGGATCAGAAAGGAATCGATATCGTCGGTGTCATCGATTGCCATAGTCCAGAGGTCATCGAAGAAATAGAAGATTTAATTGCACAGGGAAAATTGACGAACGCTTACGGCAATCTCCTTTTTGAAGGAAAAACGACGCTTATTTGCGGCAGTGAGTTGGAACTGTACGATGCCAATTGCAACGGACCGATTCATGTGTTAAGTTATTTCCCTCATTTGCAGTCGATGAAGGCGTTCTCCCGCTGGCTTCTTCCCCGGTTGAAAAACATCCATTTAAGTTCCCAAAGGGTCTATGCGACGGGACGAGAATTGCAAAGGGAAGTTAACCGACTTGGCGGATTATTTGTACCGGCCCACGTGTTTACCCCTTTTAAAAGCTTATTCGGAAAGGGTGTCGATAAACAGTTGGCACAAGTTTTCGATCCGGAATTGATCGATGCGATTGAACTCGGACTTAGTAGTGATACGAATATGGCGGACCATTTGCGTCAATTGCATCGTTATCCTTTTTTATCCAATTCCGATGCCCATTCTCTTTCGAAAATCGGGCGGGAATACCAATCTTTCCTTCTTCAAAAAGGAAGTTTTTCGGAAATTGCACTGGCATTGAAAGGAAAAGACGGGAGAAAAATTTTAGCGAATTACGGTTTGGATCCCCGACTTGGAAAATATTATCGAACGGTATGTAACACTTGTTTATCACCAATTGAAAAAAATGGGGAATGCTTCCGATGTGGATCGAAAAAGGTAATCAAAGGGGTATCTGAACGTATTCGAGAATTGTCTGATGCAACGAAATTTCCGAATCGGCCACCGTATATTTACCAAGTGCCGTTGGAATTTATTCCGGGAATCGGACCGAAAAGATTATCAAAACTTTTGGAACGTTTTCGTACGGAGATGGACGTCATTCATCACGCTTCCTTCGATCAATTAAAGGAAGTCGTTCCGCTGGAGATCGCTTCGGCAATAACCAAAGCAAGGAATGGGGATTTGTCGTTGGAAGCGGGAGGTGGCGGACGTTACGGAAGGCTCGTCGATCAAGGAACAGGAGACCGTTGA
- the spoIIM gene encoding stage II sporulation protein M, with product MKKRIGSNVIQQHIQKHSPMYIFHTVLFIMGIVFGAIFVNSLSTTQKDDLFYILNEYFHQLQQNETVQPIDVFWHSIGYNSKYIGLMWVLGASMIGLPLVFILLFLKGVVIGFTVGFIVQQVGWKGVFLAIGSVLPQNFIIVPVFISMAVVSVHFSAQMFKKLFMKSSYRPFTPVLIEYGLFFGIAILLLCVAAFIEGYITPVLMRGILNIS from the coding sequence ATGAAGAAACGGATCGGGTCAAATGTGATTCAACAACATATCCAAAAACATTCTCCAATGTACATATTCCATACGGTATTATTCATAATGGGCATCGTTTTTGGAGCGATTTTCGTTAATAGTTTAAGCACTACGCAAAAGGATGATTTATTTTATATTTTAAACGAATATTTTCATCAGCTTCAACAAAATGAAACCGTCCAACCGATCGACGTGTTTTGGCATTCCATTGGTTACAATAGTAAATACATCGGATTGATGTGGGTTTTAGGTGCTTCGATGATCGGCCTTCCCCTCGTTTTCATTCTTCTTTTTTTAAAGGGGGTCGTCATCGGATTTACCGTCGGATTTATCGTCCAACAAGTCGGTTGGAAGGGGGTTTTTCTTGCCATTGGATCTGTACTACCCCAAAATTTTATCATCGTACCGGTGTTTATATCGATGGCCGTTGTCTCCGTACATTTTTCCGCACAAATGTTTAAAAAGTTGTTTATGAAATCGTCTTATCGACCCTTTACACCTGTGTTAATCGAATACGGTCTTTTTTTCGGAATAGCAATCCTTCTATTATGTGTGGCCGCCTTCATTGAAGGATATATTACACCAGTATTGATGAGAGGAATTTTAAATATTAGCTAA
- a CDS encoding Fur family transcriptional regulator, translating into MENRLEKIKKQLHASSYKLTPQREATVRVLLENESDHLSAEDVYLLVKEKSPEIGLATVYRTLELLTELKIVDKINFGDGVSRYDLRREGAAHFHHHLVCIECGSVEEIQEDLLEDVEVIVEKRWKFQVKDHRLTFHGICHRCQMKHEKEAEKAKNTSV; encoded by the coding sequence ATGGAGAATCGCCTTGAGAAAATTAAAAAGCAATTGCATGCATCCAGTTATAAGTTGACTCCCCAGCGAGAAGCGACTGTACGGGTTTTATTGGAAAATGAATCCGACCATTTAAGTGCAGAGGACGTCTACTTGCTTGTGAAAGAAAAATCGCCCGAGATCGGTTTGGCGACTGTTTACCGAACTCTTGAGTTATTGACGGAATTAAAAATCGTCGATAAAATTAATTTCGGTGATGGAGTTTCCCGTTATGATTTAAGAAGGGAAGGAGCGGCCCATTTTCATCACCACCTCGTCTGTATTGAATGTGGATCCGTTGAAGAAATCCAAGAAGATTTGTTAGAAGATGTGGAAGTAATCGTTGAGAAACGGTGGAAATTTCAAGTGAAGGATCATCGCCTTACCTTCCACGGCATATGTCATCGTTGCCAAATGAAACATGAAAAGGAAGCGGAAAAGGCAAAAAATACATCGGTTTGA
- a CDS encoding YqzK family protein codes for MKWFTLIWHTVKVFLLFTGFTVLFYYAIMWLNEEYRMDRQNEEPKGKAVKVLSPNHPDYVTWIDRLILFYLDGE; via the coding sequence ATGAAATGGTTCACATTAATATGGCATACGGTTAAAGTGTTCCTTCTTTTTACCGGTTTTACGGTTTTGTTTTATTATGCTATCATGTGGTTGAATGAAGAATATCGAATGGATAGACAAAATGAGGAGCCGAAGGGAAAAGCGGTAAAGGTCCTTTCACCAAATCATCCGGATTACGTGACGTGGATCGATCGCCTTATTTTATTTTATTTAGACGGGGAGTAA
- the xerD gene encoding site-specific tyrosine recombinase XerD: MKNEMQDFLHFLIVEKGLAENTIQSYRRDLNSYTNFLRKQLHVTELNQVNRSDIMQFLSRLKEENKSSRTIARHIASIRSFHQFLLREKVTEHDPTIHIETPHREMTLPKVLNVNEVETLLRSPDVQTPFGLRDQAMLELMYATGMRVSELIQLNVIDVHISMGFVRCIGKGNKERIIPIGRYALNAVETYIKNGRPKLLRPKYRTDALFLNHHGKRLSRQGFWKILKQLAQKAGIQKELTPHTLRHSFATHLLENGADLRSVQEMLGHSDISTTQIYTHVSKSRLKDVYGKFHPRA, from the coding sequence GTGAAAAATGAAATGCAAGATTTCCTTCATTTTTTAATCGTTGAAAAGGGATTAGCTGAAAATACGATTCAATCTTATCGACGGGATTTAAACAGCTATACTAACTTTTTACGGAAACAGTTGCACGTAACGGAACTGAACCAAGTGAATAGAAGCGATATTATGCAATTTTTAAGTCGGTTAAAGGAAGAAAATAAATCTTCCCGAACGATTGCCAGACATATTGCATCGATTCGATCTTTCCACCAGTTTTTATTAAGGGAAAAGGTCACCGAACACGATCCGACTATACATATCGAAACCCCCCATCGGGAAATGACCTTGCCGAAAGTATTAAATGTGAACGAAGTCGAAACGCTTCTCCGGAGCCCCGATGTACAAACGCCATTCGGCCTGCGGGATCAAGCGATGTTAGAATTGATGTATGCCACGGGAATGCGCGTCAGTGAATTAATTCAATTAAATGTCATCGACGTCCACATTTCTATGGGATTTGTTCGTTGTATCGGAAAGGGAAATAAAGAACGGATCATTCCGATCGGCCGTTACGCCCTTAATGCAGTCGAAACGTATATTAAAAATGGACGACCGAAATTGTTACGACCGAAGTATCGGACGGATGCATTGTTTTTAAACCACCACGGGAAACGCCTATCTCGTCAAGGATTTTGGAAAATATTGAAACAGTTGGCACAAAAGGCAGGGATACAGAAGGAGTTAACTCCCCATACCCTTCGCCATTCCTTTGCGACCCATCTATTGGAAAATGGTGCAGATTTGCGATCCGTTCAAGAAATGTTAGGTCATTCAGATATTTCAACGACACAAATATATACCCATGTTTCAAAATCCCGGTTAAAAGATGTATATGGAAAATTTCACCCGAGGGCATAA
- the deoB gene encoding phosphopentomutase, which translates to MTTYPFKRIFLIVMDSVGIGEAPDAEKFGDLGADTLGHIAERMNGLHMPNMGKLGLSNIREIKGIPKAEKPMAYYTKMQEASNGKDTMTGHWEIMGLNIRTPFQVFPEGFPKELIDEIERRTGRKVIGNKPASGTAIIEELGEEHMKTGALIVYTSADSVLQIAAHEEVVPLEELYNICKICRELTLDEKYMVGRVIARPFVGKPGEFQRTANRHDYALKPFERTVMNELKDSGFDVIAIGKISDIYDGEGVTKSLRTVSNMDGMDKLLQTFDMDFTGLSFLNLVDFDALYGHRRDPIGYGKALEQFDVRLEEVLEKMEQTDLLIITADHGNDPIHHGTDHTREYVPLLVYSKGMNGGEKMPIRETFADIGATVAENFHVKMPKHGTSFLKEIVNS; encoded by the coding sequence ATGACTACTTATCCATTTAAACGAATCTTTTTAATTGTCATGGACTCCGTTGGAATCGGCGAAGCACCAGATGCAGAAAAATTTGGCGATCTTGGAGCAGATACGTTAGGCCATATCGCTGAACGGATGAACGGGTTGCACATGCCGAATATGGGAAAATTAGGTTTGAGCAATATTCGAGAAATCAAAGGGATACCGAAAGCCGAAAAGCCGATGGCATATTATACAAAAATGCAAGAAGCATCAAACGGAAAGGATACGATGACCGGTCATTGGGAAATTATGGGGTTAAATATCCGAACTCCTTTCCAAGTATTTCCGGAAGGATTTCCTAAGGAGTTAATCGATGAAATCGAACGCCGAACTGGTCGGAAGGTAATCGGTAATAAACCAGCAAGTGGAACGGCAATTATCGAGGAACTAGGAGAAGAACATATGAAAACGGGTGCCTTGATCGTTTATACATCCGCCGATTCCGTATTGCAAATCGCTGCCCATGAAGAAGTTGTTCCTTTAGAAGAATTGTATAATATTTGTAAAATTTGTCGGGAATTGACATTGGATGAAAAATATATGGTCGGTCGCGTCATTGCTCGCCCCTTCGTCGGAAAACCAGGGGAATTTCAACGGACGGCTAATCGCCACGACTATGCATTAAAACCGTTTGAACGGACGGTTATGAACGAATTGAAGGACTCCGGTTTCGATGTGATTGCCATCGGTAAAATATCAGATATATACGACGGAGAAGGAGTTACAAAATCGTTACGAACCGTTTCAAATATGGATGGCATGGATAAATTGTTACAAACGTTCGATATGGATTTCACCGGTTTGAGTTTCTTAAACCTCGTCGATTTCGACGCCTTGTACGGTCATCGACGGGATCCGATTGGATATGGAAAGGCATTAGAACAATTTGATGTCCGTTTGGAAGAAGTGTTAGAAAAAATGGAACAAACCGATTTACTAATCATTACCGCAGATCACGGAAACGACCCAATCCATCACGGAACGGATCATACCCGGGAATACGTACCATTACTCGTTTATTCGAAAGGGATGAACGGGGGAGAAAAAATGCCAATCCGAGAAACGTTCGCCGATATCGGTGCGACCGTAGCGGAAAACTTTCACGTAAAAATGCCGAAGCACGGTACGAGTTTCTTAAAAGAAATTGTTAATTCTTGA
- a CDS encoding pyrimidine-nucleoside phosphorylase translates to MRMVDIIEKKRDGIELSTEEIQFFIDGYTKGDIPDYQVSALMMAVYFQGMNERERSDLTMAMVHSGDVIDLSKIEGIKVDKHSTGGVGDTTTLVLGPLVASVGVPVAKMSGRGLGHTGGTIDKLESIEGFHVEISNDDFIRLVNENKMAVVGQSGNLTPADKKLYALRDVTATVQSIPLIASSIMSKKIAAGADCIVLDVKTGSGAFMKTIEEARALAEAMVRIGNRVGRNTIAIISDMNQPLGYAIGNALEVKEAIDTLKGEGPEDLTELCLSLGSQMVYLAKKASTIEDARDMLKESIQSGRALEKFKTFLASQGGDATVVDQPEKLPQAKFQFDLPATEEGWIAGMDAEKIGISAMLLGAGRATKESSIDLSVGIVLRKKIGDRVAKGESLLTIYANREEVDDVKHLLYESIILSKEKTEQVKLIHDIITV, encoded by the coding sequence ATGAGAATGGTGGATATTATCGAGAAAAAAAGAGATGGAATCGAACTATCGACGGAAGAAATTCAATTTTTTATTGACGGGTATACGAAAGGGGATATTCCAGATTATCAAGTAAGCGCATTGATGATGGCCGTTTATTTCCAAGGGATGAACGAAAGGGAACGATCCGATTTAACGATGGCGATGGTCCATTCAGGGGATGTGATCGACTTATCGAAAATTGAAGGAATCAAAGTAGATAAACATTCGACCGGAGGAGTCGGTGACACGACGACGTTAGTGCTCGGTCCGTTAGTTGCCTCCGTCGGTGTTCCCGTTGCCAAGATGAGCGGAAGGGGATTAGGACATACGGGAGGAACAATTGATAAACTCGAATCTATCGAAGGATTCCATGTGGAAATTTCCAACGATGATTTTATCCGCTTAGTTAATGAAAATAAAATGGCTGTCGTCGGACAAAGTGGAAATTTGACCCCAGCGGATAAAAAATTGTACGCTTTACGAGATGTGACGGCGACGGTACAAAGTATTCCGTTAATTGCCAGTTCCATCATGAGCAAAAAAATTGCCGCAGGCGCCGACTGTATCGTCCTCGATGTGAAGACGGGCTCCGGTGCCTTCATGAAGACGATAGAAGAAGCAAGGGCTTTAGCCGAAGCGATGGTTCGGATCGGAAATCGGGTTGGAAGGAATACGATTGCTATCATTTCTGACATGAATCAGCCTTTAGGCTATGCGATCGGTAACGCCTTGGAAGTAAAGGAAGCGATCGATACGTTAAAAGGTGAAGGACCGGAAGATTTGACGGAACTTTGTCTTTCCCTCGGTAGCCAAATGGTATATTTGGCAAAGAAAGCTTCGACGATCGAGGACGCAAGGGATATGTTAAAGGAATCGATTCAAAGCGGTCGGGCATTGGAAAAATTTAAAACATTTTTAGCTTCTCAAGGTGGGGATGCAACCGTTGTTGATCAACCGGAAAAACTTCCACAAGCGAAATTCCAGTTTGACTTACCTGCGACCGAAGAAGGATGGATCGCGGGGATGGATGCGGAAAAAATCGGCATTTCAGCGATGTTACTAGGTGCTGGAAGGGCAACGAAGGAATCCTCCATCGACTTATCGGTCGGAATCGTCTTACGGAAAAAAATCGGCGATCGAGTAGCGAAAGGTGAATCTCTTTTAACGATTTATGCGAATCGGGAAGAAGTCGATGATGTGAAACATTTATTATATGAAAGCATTATATTATCGAAGGAAAAAACGGAACAGGTAAAACTGATTCACGATATTATTACTGTATAA
- a CDS encoding D-alanyl-D-alanine carboxypeptidase family protein has protein sequence MKRLSVLPVLSLLLSVCIPQATYAEEKSIDLVENAKSALLMEVDTGTIIYEKNSEEQLSPASMTKIMTLLLIMEALENGKLQLNEKVRTSEYAASMGGSQIFLEEGEEMTVDELLQAIAIGSANDASVAMAERIAGSEKAFVQMMNDRAKQLGLKNTKFQNSTGLPTEDHYSSAKDMAILARELLKYDNITKYTGQYESYLREGTKKKFWLVNTNRLVKFYPGVDGLKTGFTNEAKYCLTATAKRDGMRLIAVIFGAPTPKDRNRQISKMFDYAFSQFETKPIYQQGEIVGDVIVQKGEKRKVKATTDRSVSILVKKGEKVENIEKEITFQTVKAPVKKGETIGKITISQNGKPISEQPIVAKETVPIASWWTLYKRSFGNFTKIEPNS, from the coding sequence ATGAAACGATTATCTGTTTTGCCAGTTCTTTCACTACTTTTGTCTGTATGTATCCCTCAGGCAACCTATGCGGAAGAAAAATCGATTGATCTCGTCGAAAATGCCAAATCCGCCTTGCTAATGGAAGTCGATACCGGAACGATTATTTACGAAAAAAACAGTGAAGAACAATTATCACCGGCGAGTATGACGAAAATTATGACGTTGCTATTAATTATGGAGGCGTTAGAAAATGGCAAACTTCAATTGAATGAAAAGGTGCGAACGAGTGAATACGCCGCCAGTATGGGAGGATCGCAAATCTTTCTAGAAGAAGGCGAAGAAATGACCGTCGATGAACTATTACAGGCGATTGCAATCGGATCGGCGAATGATGCGAGCGTCGCCATGGCCGAACGAATTGCCGGTTCAGAAAAGGCTTTCGTCCAAATGATGAACGATCGGGCGAAGCAATTAGGTTTGAAAAATACGAAATTCCAAAATTCTACCGGACTTCCAACCGAAGACCATTATAGTAGTGCAAAGGATATGGCGATTTTGGCAAGGGAATTATTAAAATATGACAACATTACGAAATATACCGGTCAATATGAATCATATTTACGGGAAGGGACGAAAAAAAAGTTCTGGCTTGTAAACACGAACCGGCTCGTGAAATTTTATCCGGGGGTAGACGGATTAAAAACCGGCTTTACGAACGAGGCGAAATATTGTTTAACGGCAACAGCGAAAAGGGACGGAATGCGCCTTATTGCAGTGATTTTCGGTGCGCCGACACCAAAGGATAGGAACCGACAAATTTCAAAAATGTTCGACTATGCGTTTAGTCAATTTGAAACGAAACCGATTTATCAACAAGGAGAAATCGTCGGAGATGTCATCGTTCAAAAGGGAGAAAAAAGAAAGGTGAAGGCAACTACAGACCGTTCCGTTTCCATCCTCGTCAAAAAAGGGGAGAAGGTTGAAAATATCGAAAAGGAAATCACTTTTCAAACGGTGAAAGCTCCAGTGAAAAAGGGAGAGACGATTGGAAAGATTACAATCTCTCAAAACGGAAAACCGATCAGTGAACAACCGATCGTGGCGAAAGAGACCGTTCCCATCGCCTCGTGGTGGACGTTATACAAACGTTCCTTTGGAAATTTCACGAAAATTGAGCCAAATTCATAA
- the spoIIAA gene encoding anti-sigma F factor antagonist encodes MSLGIDMEVKGTVLIVRLRGELDHHTSDEIREQVSVAIEKFTIRHLVLNLKDLTFMDSSGLGVILGRYKQMKQFGGDLIVCSLTPSVERLFNMSGLFKIIRLEETEEIALHRLGVEQ; translated from the coding sequence GTGAGTTTAGGAATTGATATGGAAGTGAAGGGAACGGTTCTTATTGTCCGATTACGAGGCGAACTCGACCATCATACCTCGGATGAAATACGAGAACAAGTTTCTGTGGCAATCGAAAAATTTACCATTCGCCACCTCGTTTTAAATTTAAAGGATCTCACATTTATGGACAGTTCCGGTTTAGGTGTTATTTTAGGCAGATATAAGCAAATGAAACAGTTTGGTGGTGACTTAATCGTTTGTTCATTGACTCCATCTGTTGAGCGATTATTCAACATGTCCGGATTGTTTAAAATTATCCGGTTGGAAGAAACGGAAGAAATCGCGTTACATAGATTGGGGGTCGAACAATGA
- the spoIIAB gene encoding anti-sigma F factor, which translates to MKNEMQLQFSALSQNESFARVAVAAFVAQLDPTLDEITEIKTVVSEAVTNAIIHGYENQEDGMIYLCVKIDGNVVEMEIRDQGVGIPNVEEAKQPLFTTKPELERSGMGFTIMENFTDEMIVESKPKEGTVVRLRKQLSKTEAPCN; encoded by the coding sequence ATGAAAAACGAAATGCAACTTCAATTTTCTGCCTTAAGTCAGAACGAATCCTTCGCCCGTGTTGCCGTCGCTGCCTTTGTCGCCCAATTGGATCCGACGTTGGATGAAATTACGGAAATTAAAACGGTCGTATCGGAGGCTGTAACGAACGCGATTATCCACGGATATGAAAATCAGGAAGACGGGATGATCTATTTATGCGTGAAAATTGACGGAAACGTTGTGGAAATGGAAATTCGCGATCAAGGGGTCGGCATCCCGAATGTCGAGGAAGCAAAACAACCGCTTTTTACGACGAAACCAGAACTGGAACGATCAGGAATGGGATTTACGATTATGGAAAATTTCACCGATGAAATGATTGTGGAATCTAAACCGAAGGAAGGCACGGTAGTAAGGTTAAGAAAACAGTTATCGAAAACGGAAGCACCGTGCAATTAA
- the sigF gene encoding RNA polymerase sporulation sigma factor SigF, translating to MDVEVKKDSSQPFLKDGELKTLIRRSQDGDEEAKNEIVQKNMRLVWSVVQRFLNRGYDPDDLFQIGCIGLLKSVDKFDLSFDVKFSTYAVPMIIGEIQRFIRDDGTIKVSRSLKEIGNKMRRAKDELSKEFGRTPTIHEVSEYLQIPVDELLLAQDASIAPASIHDTVYENDGDPITLLDQISDNNEEKWFDKIALKEAIEQLDDREKLIVYLRYYKDQTQTEVANRLGISQVQVSRLEKKILNEIKNRMEE from the coding sequence ATGGATGTGGAAGTGAAAAAAGATTCAAGTCAACCGTTTTTAAAGGATGGAGAACTGAAGACGCTAATCAGGCGAAGCCAAGACGGAGACGAAGAAGCGAAAAATGAAATCGTCCAAAAAAATATGCGCCTCGTTTGGTCTGTTGTCCAACGGTTTTTAAATCGGGGATACGATCCGGATGATTTATTTCAAATTGGATGCATCGGTCTATTAAAATCCGTCGATAAATTCGATTTATCCTTCGATGTGAAATTTTCCACTTATGCGGTACCGATGATTATTGGCGAAATTCAACGGTTTATTCGAGATGACGGAACGATAAAAGTGAGCCGTTCCTTAAAGGAAATCGGTAATAAAATGAGGCGAGCTAAAGACGAATTATCGAAGGAGTTTGGACGGACACCGACCATTCACGAAGTAAGCGAATATCTCCAAATCCCCGTCGATGAACTTTTGTTGGCACAGGATGCTTCCATCGCTCCCGCATCCATTCACGACACCGTATATGAAAATGATGGAGATCCGATTACTTTATTGGATCAAATTAGCGATAACAACGAAGAAAAATGGTTTGATAAAATCGCTTTAAAAGAAGCGATCGAACAATTGGATGATCGGGAAAAACTCATCGTATATTTACGTTACTATAAAGATCAAACGCAAACGGAAGTGGCCAACCGTCTCGGCATTTCCCAAGTGCAAGTGTCCCGTTTGGAAAAGAAAATATTAAATGAAATAAAAAACCGGATGGAAGAATAG
- a CDS encoding stage V sporulation protein AA yields the protein METTIYIRMRHRIQVKINDKIRVKDVARVIASNELLRHIESIPVHTVTKRDQNTIVIDVMSVISAIKSRYFNLEYQPIGPAQTIVQVVYTKHEGSLLLFLFAWLVLFIGSAVTIMNFHEDVSMQSVQQKLYFLLTGIKEDQPLLFQIPYSFGLGLGMILFFNHVFKKRFNEEPSPLEVEMNNYQQSVDQYIILHESKESVKKLND from the coding sequence ATGGAAACAACAATTTATATACGGATGCGCCATCGAATTCAAGTGAAAATAAACGATAAAATTCGAGTAAAAGATGTGGCCCGCGTTATCGCATCTAATGAGCTTTTACGGCACATTGAATCGATTCCTGTACATACCGTTACGAAACGAGATCAAAACACGATCGTCATCGATGTGATGTCTGTAATTTCCGCAATAAAATCCCGTTATTTCAATTTAGAATATCAACCGATCGGACCGGCACAAACAATCGTCCAAGTCGTTTACACGAAGCACGAAGGGTCCTTGCTATTGTTTTTATTCGCATGGCTTGTTCTGTTTATCGGTTCGGCCGTTACCATTATGAATTTTCATGAGGATGTGAGTATGCAGTCCGTCCAGCAAAAATTATATTTCCTTCTAACTGGTATAAAAGAAGATCAACCGCTTTTGTTCCAAATCCCGTACTCCTTTGGCCTCGGTCTCGGTATGATCCTCTTTTTTAACCACGTTTTTAAGAAACGATTCAATGAGGAACCGAGTCCGCTAGAAGTGGAAATGAATAATTATCAACAGTCCGTAGATCAATATATCATTTTACATGAAAGTAAAGAAAGCGTGAAAAAACTCAATGATTAA
- a CDS encoding stage V sporulation protein AB codes for MIKILAAVFVSLSAGVAVGGGFVAFITVLGIVPRLMQLTKTESRIVLYEMAIVFGVIFGSYLSLMEPRYSIHPYFFLIIGLFYGLFVGNVAAALTEVLNVFPILAKRIHLEKKLMYLIAAVVFGKICGSLFHWLYFVNQ; via the coding sequence ATGATTAAAATATTGGCCGCCGTGTTCGTTTCCCTTTCTGCCGGTGTCGCCGTTGGAGGGGGATTTGTCGCATTCATTACCGTTTTAGGCATCGTACCGAGATTGATGCAGCTGACGAAAACGGAATCCCGAATCGTTTTATACGAAATGGCAATCGTTTTCGGTGTGATCTTCGGTTCCTACCTCAGTTTAATGGAGCCCCGATATTCTATCCACCCGTATTTTTTCCTCATCATCGGTTTGTTCTACGGTCTGTTCGTCGGAAATGTGGCAGCGGCATTGACGGAAGTGTTAAATGTATTTCCAATTCTTGCAAAGCGTATCCATTTGGAAAAAAAACTCATGTATTTAATCGCAGCCGTCGTGTTCGGGAAGATTTGTGGCTCGTTATTCCATTGGCTTTATTTTGTCAACCAGTAG